The sequence CTGGACGGGGTCATCGCCTCGTCCATGGCCGCCGACGCGCTCGACGCCCTGCACGGCGCGAACGTCCCGCTGGTGATGCTGGACAGCGACCCCTCGGCGCCGGGCCCCGCCGCCCGGGTCAACCTCGACATCGCCGACGGGATGCGCCAGGTGGCCCGCCACCTGCTCGCCCTCGGCCACCGCCGCTTCCTCCACCTCGCGTCGGCCGTCGACACCTGGACGTTCACGGCCCGCGCCGGCGCCCTGCACACGGCGCTGCGCGAGGTCCCGGGCACCGAGGTGCGCACCGCGTCCGCCGCGCTGGACGTACGGGCGGGGCGCGAGGCGGCGGAGCACGCGCTGACGCTTCCGGGCCCCCGGCCCACCGCGGTCGTGTGCGACGACGACATCCTGGCGGCGGGTGCCTGCAAGGCCGCCCGCCGGCTCGGGCTGCGCGTGCCGGACGACCTCTCGGTCACCGGCTTCGACGATCTGGCCCTGGCCACGGCCGTGGAGCCGGAACTGACCACCGTGCAACTGCCCGCCGAACAGGTCGGCGAGCGCGGCATGGCCGCCCTGCTGGCCGTCCTGGCCGGCCGGCAGGCCCAGCCGGGCAGCCTGCCGGTGCGGCTGGTCGTCCGGGGCTCATCGGCCCCGCCGCCCGGCCTTCCGACCGCATGACGGAGCCCCGGCCCGCCCGGAAAGGGCGGACCGGGGCCGGAGCGTCGCCGCGAGGGCGGAGCGAACCGCTACTCCACGTCCCCGCCGGAATCGGTGGTGTCGGTCGCACCCTTCGCGCCCTTGGCGCTCTTCGGGTCCGCCGTGGCCGTGGGGGTGTCCGCGCCGTCGCCGTCCTCCGTGTCGGACGGGGCGTCCGTCGGCGTCGAGGCCGAGGCGTCCGCCTCCAGCAGCCGGGCCAGTTGCCGACCGACGATCCGCTTGAACTTGCGCTGCTGCGGCCTCGTACGGTCCAGGACCGCGACCTCCAGCCGCTCGGCGGGGATCTCCCGCTCGCTGCCGTTGGGGTCGCGGGACAGCGCCTGCACGGCCAGCTTCAGCGCCTCGGCGAGCGACATCCCGTCACGGTGGCGCTGATCCAGGAACGTACTGATCTGTTCCGCGTTGCCGCCGACCGCGACCGAGCCGTGCTCGTCCACGATCGAGCCGTCGTGCGGCAGCCGGTAGATCTGGTCGCCCTCCGGCTCCGAGCCGACCTCGGCGACCACCAGTTCCACTTCGTACGGTTTCTCGGCCGCACTGGAGAAAATGGTGCCGAGCGTCTGCGCGTAGACGTTCGCCAGTCCACGCGCGGTCACATCGTCACGGTCATAGGTGTATCCACGCAGATCCGCATAGCGCACTCCGCCGATGCGGAGGTTCTCGTACTCGTTGTACTTACCGGCCGCGGCAAAACCGATCCGGTCATAGATCTCGCTGAACTTGTGCAGCGCACGGGACGGGTTCTCGCCGACGAACACAATTCCGTCGGCGTACTGCAGCACAACCAGGCTGCGACCACGGGCGATGCCCTTCCGGGCGTATTCCGCCCGGTCGGCCATGGCCTGCTGAGGTGAGACATAGAACGGCGTCGACACCGGCTATCCGTCCCTTTCTGTCAGTGGCAGGAGCATCAGAGAGGCCTGGATACGAACGCTCAGAGCAGCGCGGCGCGCGGGCCGTCGGGCTGTTCCAGGCGGCGTTCCAGAATCGCGCGCGCGATCTCGGCGGAATCCGCCTCGGTCAGCCGCCGGAAGCCCTCGTCGGTGATGACGGTGACGATCGGGTAGATCCGCCGGGCCACGTCCGGGCCGCCGGTCGCCGAGTCGTCGTCCGCCGCGTCGTACAGCGCCTGGACGACCAGCGTGAGCGCCTGCTCCTCCGTCAGGTCCTCGCGGTAGAGCTTCTTCATCGAGCCACGCGCGAAGATCGAGCCGGAGCCGGTGGAGGCGTACCCGTGCTCCTCGGAACGCCCGCCGGTGACGTCGTAGCTGAAGATCCGCCCGCGCCCCCGGTCGACGTCGAAGCCGGCGAAGAGCGGGACGACGGCCAGACCCTGCATGGCCATCGCCAGATTGCTGCGGATCATCGTGGAGAGCCGGTTCGCCTTGCCCTCCAGGGAGAGCTGGGCGCCTTCCACCTTCTCGAAGTGCTCCAGCTCCAGCTGGAAGAGCTTGACCATCTCCACGGCGAGACCGGCCGTACCGGCGATACCCACCGCCGAGTACTCGTCGGCCGGGAAGACCTTCTCGATGTCGCGCT comes from Streptomyces sp. Mut1 and encodes:
- a CDS encoding LacI family DNA-binding transcriptional regulator, translating into MTSPALPGPPRPTSRDVARAAGVSQATVSLVLGEKWRGRVSETTAARVRDTARGLGYRPNLAARNLRLGRTRTALLVVPALTNEFFARVYTGAAAVAAEHGFGVVLYPSPDGTGPARDPFPSARAALDGVIASSMAADALDALHGANVPLVMLDSDPSAPGPAARVNLDIADGMRQVARHLLALGHRRFLHLASAVDTWTFTARAGALHTALREVPGTEVRTASAALDVRAGREAAEHALTLPGPRPTAVVCDDDILAAGACKAARRLGLRVPDDLSVTGFDDLALATAVEPELTTVQLPAEQVGERGMAALLAVLAGRQAQPGSLPVRLVVRGSSAPPPGLPTA
- the prcA gene encoding proteasome subunit alpha; protein product: MSTPFYVSPQQAMADRAEYARKGIARGRSLVVLQYADGIVFVGENPSRALHKFSEIYDRIGFAAAGKYNEYENLRIGGVRYADLRGYTYDRDDVTARGLANVYAQTLGTIFSSAAEKPYEVELVVAEVGSEPEGDQIYRLPHDGSIVDEHGSVAVGGNAEQISTFLDQRHRDGMSLAEALKLAVQALSRDPNGSEREIPAERLEVAVLDRTRPQQRKFKRIVGRQLARLLEADASASTPTDAPSDTEDGDGADTPTATADPKSAKGAKGATDTTDSGGDVE
- the prcB gene encoding proteasome subunit beta is translated as MEANTRSTGRLPAAFLTPGSSSFMDFLSDQAPGMLPGNRQTPPMKGAIEAPHGTTIVAATFPGGVVLAGDRRATMGNMIAQRDIEKVFPADEYSAVGIAGTAGLAVEMVKLFQLELEHFEKVEGAQLSLEGKANRLSTMIRSNLAMAMQGLAVVPLFAGFDVDRGRGRIFSYDVTGGRSEEHGYASTGSGSIFARGSMKKLYREDLTEEQALTLVVQALYDAADDDSATGGPDVARRIYPIVTVITDEGFRRLTEADSAEIARAILERRLEQPDGPRAALL